Genomic segment of Kovacikia minuta CCNUW1:
TGATCCATCCGTGGGGACATAGCGACCGCCATTGAACAGGTAGAACTTGCCGTTCGGGGCAAATGTAGCTCCCGTCACACCCAGCGTGAAGGAGTAGGGGAGACTGGGCCAGGTCGTGGCAATTTCGGTGGGGGAACTGGTTTGATTGTTGTTGGCGAGGTCGATCTTGATGTATTGGCTCCCCCGGAAGCAGTAGAGCACTTGGTTCTTCCAATCGAATGCGATCGCATCAATCCCGTCGTCAACCGGATTCCACGCATCCCCAATCGAGTCATAGAGATGATGGGCACCACTGGGATCGATCGCAGACAATGTCCCATCCCATCCGGCAGCGATATCGGTGGGGGCACCAAACACCATCTCAGCAGAGAGTTGGTTGAAGGTGGGTTGGGGCAGTCCGCTAATTGGGTCGGTGGGCAGCTTGTGATGCCTGTGATGCCGCTTGTGGGGTCGGTGGTTGCCAGACTGCTGGGATTCAGGCTGACGGGTCGCATTGACCGAGCCTTTTACGGCTCCAAACCCTCTTTGCCGTTTGGCTCCCCCAACGCGCTTGATTTTGAGCCGGCGCGATCGTCTGGCTTTCCGATTCCTTGTCGGGGTTTTCTGCGGCTTTGAGTGCAGCGTTTCCGTTGGCAGCAGGTCAGCCTTTGTCGCTCTTAAGGTGAGGGAAGCGCGATCGCTTAAGTCTCCTTGGGAAGCCTGGGATGAAGTGTATTGAAGTAGCTCACTCCCGTCGAGACTGTTCAAATTATTGGCTTGCAAGGGTAGGCAGGAGGACATGGGCAGTGTTCTAGGCAGAGATACCAACATCATGCTTAAAAGCTCCTTAGGGTTTGGGCAAACAAATTCCTGCATCGGCAACACACCCAGTCTGTTGCAATAGGCTGAGAACAGGGGTGCCTATTGCCATTTAGTGAAAATGGTACTTTGCGCTCAGGCAAACTGAGGTTTTTTGCATAACCCCTCGAAAAGGTATATTCCAGAATGAGGCACTTGAATCTTATTCGAGCGGCAACTGCATTAACTGTTGAGGAATCGCTTGCATATCAATGAGTTCAGGCTGCCTATTGAACTCATAGCGTCCATAGAAATTGATATGCTGCCAGGCAACTGGTGACACTTGGCTGAGGTTGCTCCCCCGACCCAGGTCACTAATGCTACCCCGGTGAGTCAGTAGGTCAGACAAGATAAAGGCGTTGTAATAGATATTTTACCCCTAGAAGGCGTACAGCCCAGGGAACAGACGGACAGGCACCAGGGCAGGGAGACAGGAGACGGACAGAGACACGTCCAGCGAACAGAGGGAAGAGGCCCACATGATGGGGGATACCGGGGATGGTCTAGGAAGGGGCCGTATGACTGGGAATGCCCTCCGTTTGCATAGCCCCAGTGATTGTAGACGGACGGCGGTATAGGGAAGAGAGACCGTCCACCAAGCCCCCAACCAGGACAGCGAGAGGAAGAGATCCCACTGCATGAGGATGGCAGGGAGGGCAAGTATTAGGAGGGGCAGACCGTGAACAAGCCGCTACGTTCACGCGGTGTGTACGCAGCACGTATCGCAGCTTAGGGTAAAGTACACGGCTGAAACCCTTACTCTATGGGCATTGTGCAATGTTCTCGTTACCCTAAACGAGCTGTCATTCAGCGGTGAGCGGACTGGGACTACCCACCGACAGTCCACAACCCACAGCCCACAACCACAACAGAGAGAGGAAGAGAGTCCCACCGTTTGGGGGAAACTGTGGAAGTCGTGATGAGAGAGATGATCGTGCATTCAGTGACCGTACCGCTCCCAAAACTCCTACTGCATGGGCAGTGTGGAATGTTCTCGTTACCCTAAACACACTGCGATTACAGGGGCAATCCCAAGACAGACCACCCACCCAAGCAGCCCACACAACCAAAGCAGCTAGCAGCGCGCAGAGAGTACCCACCCACCGGGCTGGATAAGGGAGCGTATCTCTGGGCATCCCTGGGCATCGGTGCAGTTCTTGGGGCAGCTCAGGGAGCGGGCACAGAGCGTCAGGGCTTGTCCTTCCCCTCCCTCCAGTGGGCTGCATCCAGATGGGTCACTTCCCTGGTCTTGGGGGATTGTGGTCGGTCCTCTTCGGGTGGGGTCGGTCATCCCCAGAGCTATCCAGACAGAGCGGAGCAACCCATCTCATGACAGCCCCTCGGATTGTGGTGGATCAGTCTTCGCAGTCCGTTCGGGTAGTGGGTGGCTGATTCAAGGGCTCAGCCCCGTTCATGCGGCATGTTCCCCCAAAGTAGGCGTATCCCATCTCCGGTGGTGGATCGGTCTTGTATTGCCGTTCGCTTACGATCGCTGGGCCATCTGCAAGTGGGAGGGCATCCCCAATCATGCAGTCGGTTCACAGACTATCTCAACCATCCCCAACCTGGTGGGCCTTCTCCATCTGTCTGTCCGTGCCTCGTTCCCTTTCCGTCTATTCATGTCCCTCTCCGTCTGTCCGTGCTTCGTTCCCCCTCCGTCTGTTCATGCCTTTGGCGTGTTCTCTTCCCTCTCCCTGTGCGTGTTCTCCTTCTAGCTGTGGGTGTTCTCTTCCCCCCAACCTCCGCCTAAACTAATGGCAGTGGGATTGTGCCCTCTACTCCTTGAAGCCCACTCACCATGACCGAATCCCCTCTCCCTGCCACTGCCTCAACCTCTCTGCCCATCCAACTGTTGTGGGACTGGCTAGACTCCCTCGAACAGATGCCCTTAAGTGCCGATAGAGGGGCAATTGGGCAGGCCATTGCGCACCTGGAATCTGCCATTGGAGATCGCCCTTTGAGTGTACAGATGGGCATCGTAGCGGATGTATTGTTGCGCCTCAGTGAGCTGGTCTTGCAACGGGCAGAGGAGAGCTTAACGGCCTGGGAACAGAAGCATCGACCAACCGATGTCCTATTGAGTGCCGATGACCTGGCGGGCTTGATTATTAGCTCCACTGAGGTTGATGTGAGTGAGTTCCTGATTGAGGCACCCCCTATTCCCCGTTGGCGGTCTCCCTTAAGGGTAAAAGAAGGGGAGGGGGAAACAGAGGCGTTCTATGAGATGGATGAGGAGAAAGCGGCCTTCCTCAAGGAGCTACCGCCCCCTGAACCCCTGCGGGATGAGGAGATAGAGCGGCAATTGAAGGCACTGGCTTACGATGAGGATATCTCAGGTTGGAGTGCCACTGTGGGTCAGTACTTGCAACATCGATGGGCGAGCTTGAGTCGCAGGCAAGGAGTATCAAAAGCGGTGGATAAGGGCGGGATTCCCCTGCTGGAGCTGCCCGCTGCGGTGGGGCTGCCCCTTTCTAAGGTGTGGCTGTCGTTGCTGTTGGGAGAGGGAGGGGGAAGGCTGGTGCAGGCGTCAGAGGACTTCTATGATGCGGCGGGGGTGAGGATCTTCGCTGCCCCTTAGTTCACCCTTCCTTTACAAACTCCGTTTTGAATCGATTCAAGATCAAGGTGGGATAAAGAGACCTCGTTTTGAATCGATTCAAATCAATTCTTCCGACCAGATACGTCAGCTATGACCGACTGCACTGAACCCCATTTGGTTAGAGCGTTATTCAGCTAGCTTATTGAATGAATTGAGTCAATTGCTCCAGCTTATCGATGAATTGAATCGTTTCGGTTCGTCCCTAAAGTGTGGTTTTGAATCGATTCAAAAACCCATTGCCTGTCCAATGAGTTACGGCAGAGTTACGGCAAGGTTACGTCAAATCTGCCGTAAAACTTCGGCAAAATTACCGCAAAACTGCCGTAACAGGGCTAGCGAGACGAGGTTTGGGGTCAATTGCGGCAGATCTACGGCAAAGTTGCGGCAAGGTTGCGGTAAGACTGCCGTGTTTGTTTCCTTACTTCTAGCTGAGTCAAACGAGCCAAACGAACTCGACTCAAGCCCCTACTTCGACTTTCCTTTCGACTTAGCTGCTGGAGCCTGCTCCTCTAAAGCAGGAGGTGCCACCTTCTCTTTGAAGAGCTTCCCGGCTGAGAAAGCCGGAACCTTCGTGGCTGGGATTTGAATCGTTGCCCCCGTTGAGGGATTGCGTCCTTCCCGAGCTGAGCGATCACGCACTTCAAACGTGCCAAAACCGACCAGGGTTACCTTTTCACCTTCTGCCACGGTGTCTAGAATCGTGTCCAGAAGCGCTGTCAGAACCGTGTCTGCATCCTTCTTGGTGCAATCTGCTTTGGCTGCGATCGCGTCAATTAACTCGCCCTTATTCATCCCTGCTACCTCTATTTCCAGAAAAGCTGAATGCGATTGTAGTCCAGCTTTCCTTCTCTGGATCACCTATTCCGTGGATAGAAAGCCCCGATTGAGCACCGATCCAAGCTATAGAGCAATGGGGTTTTCCTTATCCTCCGCATTGAAGGTGACACCCAGGCAGTTATTCCCTACAATGCAACCACATTCTCCTATCGCCTTCAACCTGCGGATGAATCGTCCTCCAGCCAGCAGCCAGCTTGCTGCACCCAGATTCCCAGCCGGAACAGCCCCCCATCCCATAACACATACCCATATACTCAGTATGGCTTTTTGGAGAGGGTATAACATAAGGCTTCTATCGCCCTTGTAGTCGGCATCCCAGGCGATCTCACTCCTTCAATTAGCGTCCCTTATCGCCGCCGCTTGCGCTGGGAGTCCTGCCCCTCATACGTCTGAGCAATCAACAGCAGGATTCGGTCTCGGTCTCTCCTGACCTTCTCCAAATCACGCAGCTGGAAGTTTGAGGTCAGAGTCGGCACACCCCCCTGGTCATGCACCAAACGCTTGCCATCCCGGGTGTCAATCTTGGTAAATCCCCGCCGGCGGCTCAGGATATACGTTTGCCCTTTCCAATAGTTGCTCTGCGCCAGATTAAGAACCATGTTCGCTGTCGTGATTAACTCCTGAGCGATCGCCTGCTTTTGTTGGTCACTGAGCGTCTTCAGGTCGGTTTGAGCGCTCAGATACTGCCGCTCTAGCTGCTCCACTTTGTCTGCCAATCGATGGGAGGTTAGACGGCTCTCCCGTTCCTTTCTAAGGGCAAACTCCTCGTTCTTGGCGTGGGCAACCACGGTGGAGATGGCATCCTGAACCTGAGAGGCGCGTTGGGCTAAGAACTCACTGGCTCGCTGGTGGTAGTCCTGCACCGATTCCTGCGCCAGGGGCAAAGGCAGTACGAACTCCCGCTCCAGGTCGGGCACCTCAACTTCTCGTTTAATCCGACCGTAGAAGTCTTGAATGTGCTCATGCTGGGCGATCGTCCCTTTGATGCCCCGCTGCAAGCCCAACGGTTCCATCGCCTCGGCAATCTTGTCCTGCCACTCTTGGAGCTTCTCCCGGCCCCCAAACCAGTTCTCCCAACTGAGCCAGCCCTTCTCTGGATGAATGGGCACGACATGGGCATGGATGTGGGGAGTGGTCTCATCCAGATGCAGGACAGCTGAGAGACAATACGCCCCAAAGGACTGCTGCAAGAACTCGGTGGCCCGGCTGCTAAACACCTCTACCTTCTCAGCGTTGATCGCTCCGGTGGGGTGATTATCGTGACGAAACCAGGCGGGACTGGCACTCAGAAGGACTTCGCAGACCAGATTCGCATCCGGTCTTGTCTTGCGCTGGGTCGTAGCGGCATTGAGCATCACTTCCACATGCTCCCATAGGGTCTCGGCACACCCAATCAGCTGACGGTTGCAGGGTGTCTCAGTGGGGTCCGCGTTCCGGGTTTCCTGGCTGCGCATACAGTGGTCGCGGGAGGCTTTGACCTGGGCGGGGGATTTCAGTTTGCCGAAGCGGAGGATGGAGTAGGCCATGCCTTTAGGCTTCCCCAAAGAATGAACCTGCTTGAAGACAAGGGTGTCAAAATTCAGTGCAATGAATCCTTTAATTGACGCTACATTTGGTCTGGTTTTAGGAAGCATCTTATGGAACAACGGTTTGTGACCGATTGGCTCAATCAGGAACGGGATAACCACGCCCGCCTACTATCTCAACTCAAGCGCGAACTGGCAGAGGCACGGCGGGAAACTCGCGATCGCTCTAACCCTGCTTCAAGCGGTCAACCCTTACCCCAGGCTGGTGCTCCAGTGGATAACTCCCCTTCTGATATGACTCGTTCAGAGCGGGTGGCCGGTCAATCCCCGATTTTGAAGCGGCAGATTCGATACCGCTAGGACTAACACTAGGACTGATCTGACTCCCGGCCTAGCCGTGCCCCAATCCTCATCACAGACCTAAAAGCGGATGCTCCATTGCCTCATCTTGAAGCTGGCAATCGACAAAGTGTATCGAAAATAACTTTTCTGCTCAGAATTCTGAACAGAATTATCCCCAGACTTCTGCCCAAACTTCTGCCCGTAATTCTGAGCATCATCATCCCCGAAACTCTGCCCATAAATCTGTCCACACTTCTGTCCCTAATTCTGAGCGGAATGAACCGCTACAAGTCAGAATTCAGCTTTCTGGAAGCTATAAAGTTTGTCGAAAATAACTTGGTTGGGTCGAAGGGAACTGTCACTACCCGCCAATGCCACCAAGTCCTCCTGGGCCATTCCTGCTTTGACCAGAATTAGGGGGTGTCTTGGCTGAGTTTTGCTGTTCTTGCAACGCCCTTAAGGCTGGAAGTTGTTCCTGGAAGTGATCATAGTCTGCCTTCGTCAATGGCTCACTGACCTGTATCTGGTCACCCTGGATCCGCATCAGAACACCTCGCCCATCCTTCGCTGCCAGCGTCAATGTTTGCCCATCATAGGTAATCCGATAGCGTGGCCCATCAGACTCCATTTTGCCTGCAATCTTCTGGGCTAGTTTGATGACTGCTGCCATTTCTCGGCCCCATGACTCCCGCTGTAACTTTGCCTCTATCGCTTGCAGTTTCAGAAAGTACTGCTCTTGTCGCTGCAAGTAATACCAATCAGTCTCAGTGAAGGTATCTTTGAGTTCAACTTTATTACCGCATTGGGTCATCAAGTCACCTCGCCCATCCGTGGCTCTCACAATTAGCGTCTGATCCCTTGGCCGCCATTCCAGATCATAGATGTGCTCATCATCCAGCAACGTCTGAGCCACTCTGTTGCCATTCTCAGGGTGGGGTTGCCCTGCTACCTGGATCCCCAGGTGGGCAATTCGTGCTATTCCTACACGCCATTCCTGGCGTTGCTCCGCTTCCCGTTGTTGCTCTAATTCGAGTTGTTCTAAGTCAGGTGGCTCCTCTGGCATCAACTCCTCCTGTTCACCCTGGATTGGCATCGAAGTGGGTGATGTTGAGGTGGGAGGTGGGGAGATTCTAGGCCCCTGCTCTGATATCGAAGTGGGTTCCCTTGAGGTCGAGCCTGGGGAAGCTTCAGCCCTCTGCTCTGATGCGGTTTCTTCTGGCAT
This window contains:
- a CDS encoding HU family DNA-binding protein — translated: MNKGELIDAIAAKADCTKKDADTVLTALLDTILDTVAEGEKVTLVGFGTFEVRDRSAREGRNPSTGATIQIPATKVPAFSAGKLFKEKVAPPALEEQAPAAKSKGKSK
- the mobV gene encoding MobV family relaxase, which produces MGKPKGMAYSILRFGKLKSPAQVKASRDHCMRSQETRNADPTETPCNRQLIGCAETLWEHVEVMLNAATTQRKTRPDANLVCEVLLSASPAWFRHDNHPTGAINAEKVEVFSSRATEFLQQSFGAYCLSAVLHLDETTPHIHAHVVPIHPEKGWLSWENWFGGREKLQEWQDKIAEAMEPLGLQRGIKGTIAQHEHIQDFYGRIKREVEVPDLEREFVLPLPLAQESVQDYHQRASEFLAQRASQVQDAISTVVAHAKNEEFALRKERESRLTSHRLADKVEQLERQYLSAQTDLKTLSDQQKQAIAQELITTANMVLNLAQSNYWKGQTYILSRRRGFTKIDTRDGKRLVHDQGGVPTLTSNFQLRDLEKVRRDRDRILLLIAQTYEGQDSQRKRRR